A section of the Polyangium spumosum genome encodes:
- a CDS encoding BolA family protein produces the protein MSRQERIEQKLSAALAPVVLTVENESKNHNVPPGSQTHFKVLVVSSAFEGLGTLDRHRKVHTALADEMRSGLHALTIRALTPAQYEAEGAAGFQSPPCLGGSKHDKK, from the coding sequence GTGTCGCGCCAAGAGAGAATCGAGCAGAAGCTCTCCGCCGCTCTCGCCCCCGTGGTCCTCACCGTCGAGAACGAGAGCAAGAACCACAACGTGCCCCCAGGGTCCCAGACCCACTTCAAGGTGCTCGTCGTCAGCTCCGCCTTCGAGGGCCTCGGCACCCTCGATCGGCACCGCAAGGTGCACACCGCGCTCGCGGACGAGATGCGCTCGGGCCTGCACGCGCTGACGATCCGCGCGCTCACGCCGGCGCAGTACGAGGCCGAAGGCGCCGCGGGCTTCCAGTCCCCGCCGTGCCTCGGCGGCTCGAAGCACGACAAAAAGTAA
- a CDS encoding metallophosphoesterase family protein gives MLTLGLITDLHFGPEAGFAGKLRKLTRSAPGLAKAFVARMNDVVHPDLVVNLGDDIEDESHDADLARYDACVKLLRGARAELVNVAGNHDTAHLAPAELLSVWQRPDLDRLYHSFDRGGFHFVVLHTRERKDHDVTVGDEQLRWLREDLARASAPTVVLMHHSAADQDLRGNRWFEGSPHICLVEERRALRTILRESGRVRVVFNGHLHWNHLDVIDGIPFVTLQSLIENLDDDAPGRPAAAHAVVHLEPSRVVVKVEGAERATYQFEA, from the coding sequence ATGCTCACGCTCGGCCTGATCACGGATCTGCACTTCGGCCCCGAGGCAGGCTTCGCGGGCAAGCTGCGCAAGCTCACCCGGAGCGCTCCCGGCCTCGCCAAGGCCTTCGTCGCGCGCATGAACGATGTCGTCCACCCGGACCTCGTCGTGAACCTCGGCGACGACATCGAAGACGAGAGCCACGACGCCGATCTCGCCCGCTACGACGCTTGCGTAAAACTCCTCCGCGGCGCGCGCGCCGAGCTCGTGAACGTCGCAGGCAACCACGACACCGCGCACCTCGCGCCCGCCGAGCTCCTCTCCGTCTGGCAGCGGCCGGACCTCGATCGGCTCTACCACTCGTTCGATCGTGGAGGGTTCCACTTCGTCGTGCTCCACACGCGCGAGCGCAAGGACCACGACGTCACCGTCGGCGACGAGCAGCTCCGCTGGTTACGCGAGGACCTCGCCCGCGCGAGCGCCCCGACCGTGGTCCTCATGCACCACAGCGCGGCCGATCAAGACCTCCGCGGCAACCGCTGGTTCGAGGGCTCGCCGCACATCTGCCTCGTCGAGGAGCGCCGCGCGCTCCGCACGATCCTGCGCGAGAGCGGCCGCGTGCGCGTCGTCTTCAACGGGCACCTGCACTGGAACCACCTCGACGTCATCGACGGCATCCCGTTCGTCACGCTGCAGAGCCTCATCGAGAACCTCGACGACGACGCCCCCGGCCGCCCCGCCGCCGCGCACGCCGTCGTGCACCTCGAGCCGAGCCGCGTGGTCGTGAAGGTCGAAGGCGCCGAACGCGCGACGTACCAGTTCGAGGCGTGA
- a CDS encoding aldehyde dehydrogenase family protein yields the protein MLELVVDNPYTLDVAVRRPLAESGEVDRALGAARAAARAFAAAAVKDRVALCLAAVSRMEERAEAIAADITAMMGKPLRQARGEVGGMAKRARYMASIAEAALVDTALPPQEGFERRITRAPLGVVFNLPAWNYPLLTAVNVVIPAVLAGNAVILKHSPRSPLCGEHFADALRDAGAPAGLVQALHCDHEMAGKIMVDPRVDHVAFTGSVAGGHKVYAQTAAARFIDVGLELGGKDAAYVAADADLEKAIENIVDGACYNAGQSCCAVERAYVHRSLYEKFVEGCVALMKAYRMGDPTAAETNMGPIAQPHHPAFIQGQIDRAVLAGARVVLGGKRTQVDGRGRFFEPTVLVDVDQRMDVMRTETFGPVLPILPVDSDEQAVALANDSDLGLTASIWTRDRERAERLARQLDVGTVYMNQCDTLDPALPWTGVKDSGKGSTLSALGFLHLTRPRALNFKL from the coding sequence ATGCTGGAGCTCGTCGTCGACAACCCCTACACCCTCGACGTGGCCGTGAGGCGCCCCCTCGCGGAATCCGGGGAGGTGGACCGGGCCCTCGGCGCCGCCCGCGCGGCGGCGCGGGCCTTCGCGGCGGCGGCCGTGAAGGACCGCGTGGCCCTCTGCCTCGCGGCTGTTTCCCGGATGGAGGAGCGGGCCGAGGCCATCGCGGCCGACATCACGGCCATGATGGGCAAGCCCCTCCGGCAGGCGCGTGGCGAGGTCGGCGGGATGGCCAAGCGCGCCCGGTACATGGCGAGCATCGCCGAGGCGGCGCTCGTGGACACGGCCCTGCCACCCCAGGAGGGCTTCGAGCGGCGGATCACGCGGGCCCCGCTGGGGGTCGTGTTCAACCTGCCTGCCTGGAATTATCCGCTGCTGACGGCGGTGAACGTGGTGATCCCGGCGGTCCTCGCGGGGAACGCGGTGATCCTGAAGCACTCGCCCCGGTCGCCGCTCTGCGGGGAGCACTTCGCCGACGCGCTGCGTGACGCGGGGGCGCCGGCCGGGCTCGTCCAGGCGCTGCACTGCGATCACGAGATGGCGGGGAAGATCATGGTCGATCCGCGGGTGGATCACGTGGCCTTCACGGGCTCGGTCGCGGGCGGGCACAAGGTCTACGCGCAGACGGCGGCGGCGCGCTTCATCGACGTGGGGCTCGAGCTCGGCGGCAAGGACGCGGCGTACGTGGCGGCCGACGCCGATCTGGAGAAGGCGATCGAGAACATCGTCGACGGCGCCTGTTACAACGCGGGCCAGAGCTGCTGCGCGGTCGAGCGCGCCTACGTGCACCGCAGCCTGTACGAGAAGTTCGTCGAGGGCTGCGTGGCGCTCATGAAGGCGTACCGGATGGGGGATCCGACGGCGGCCGAGACGAACATGGGCCCGATCGCGCAGCCCCACCACCCAGCGTTCATCCAGGGTCAGATCGACCGCGCGGTCCTCGCAGGCGCGCGCGTCGTCCTGGGAGGCAAACGAACACAGGTGGACGGGCGCGGCCGGTTCTTCGAGCCCACCGTGCTCGTGGACGTCGATCAACGCATGGACGTGATGCGAACCGAGACCTTCGGCCCGGTGCTGCCGATCCTGCCCGTCGACTCGGACGAGCAAGCCGTGGCGCTGGCGAACGACAGCGATCTCGGCCTGACGGCGAGCATCTGGACGCGCGACCGGGAGCGAGCCGAGCGACTCGCGAGGCAGCTCGATGTTGGTACTGTCTACATGAACCAGTGCGACACGCTCGATCCGGCGCTGCCGTGGACCGGCGTCAAGGACAGCGGCAAGGGTTCGACCCTGTCCGCGCTCGGCTTCTTGCACCTCACGCGGCCGAGAGCGCTGAATTTCAAGCTCTGA
- a CDS encoding Stp1/IreP family PP2C-type Ser/Thr phosphatase codes for MGRQRHHNEDRFILLPEFNVFVVADGMGGHQSGEVASRMAASSIAKYFRNEGKPDITVGQRLRAAVLEANAKIYARADDSRLHRGMGTTVVAGAYAPDDRTFFVAHAGDSRCYRLRGDEIKQLTRDHSLISDALLERPDLTELDLKYLPKNVITRALGISPTVDVDLRAERVEPHDVFVLCSDGLHGLVTDEEIAGIVRDNVILTEACARLIEAANANGGRDNITVVLVRIEPDDPPWAGRRPSYYR; via the coding sequence GTGGGCAGACAGCGGCACCACAACGAGGATCGCTTCATCCTTTTGCCCGAGTTCAACGTGTTCGTCGTCGCGGACGGCATGGGTGGACATCAGTCGGGCGAGGTGGCGAGCCGCATGGCCGCGAGTTCCATCGCCAAGTACTTCCGCAACGAAGGCAAGCCCGACATCACCGTCGGGCAACGCCTGCGCGCCGCGGTGCTCGAGGCGAACGCGAAGATCTACGCGCGCGCCGACGACTCGCGCCTGCACCGCGGCATGGGCACCACGGTCGTCGCGGGCGCGTACGCGCCGGACGATCGCACGTTCTTCGTCGCGCACGCGGGCGACAGCCGCTGCTACCGGCTACGCGGCGACGAGATCAAGCAGCTCACGCGTGACCACTCGCTCATCTCGGACGCGCTGCTCGAGCGCCCCGATCTCACCGAGCTCGATCTCAAGTACCTGCCGAAGAACGTCATCACGCGCGCGCTCGGCATCAGCCCCACGGTCGACGTCGATCTGCGCGCCGAGCGCGTCGAACCTCACGACGTCTTCGTCCTCTGCTCCGACGGCCTGCACGGCCTCGTCACCGACGAGGAGATCGCCGGCATCGTGCGTGACAACGTGATCCTCACCGAGGCATGCGCGCGCCTCATCGAGGCCGCCAACGCGAACGGCGGACGCGACAACATCACGGTCGTGCTCGTCCGCATCGAGCCCGACGATCCGCCCTGGGCCGGCCGTCGCCCGAGTTACTACCGCTAG
- a CDS encoding DUF2169 family type VI secretion system accessory protein, producing the protein MEIVRLCPFSVATVVWEESPGGYRLTIGVKATFTLVHGETAMLAARQDTAHGDISWDHNPQAALFAPSDFVPYKPKIDVAFSGRAFAPGGVPTEILVPRLRVGHFEKSLRVCGPRVWMPGHTGSLRPSAPERFSAIPLRYELAAMQGENMSGIPSGAGSAGWPLPRIEVEGSCLPNATPGFGPLPIRWRAEHRGAPDEAVMFARRIRSEHAAAPESLPFSLFNCAPIEQQIDELEPAPPIILEHLTRRAPRFESRLPNIRPRVFYAHRSSARPFEVDLRLDTIWIDGVRLVAVVSWRGSTPITEPDEHALGRIVVASESPEMTVSLEDVESPPVAPEDSSPRPILPRPFEGEIAEDEGYTLLPTTPVQHSPEETPAPLPVEPLALAAHAGAVPARPRDSSVPIPPSGERLIEDRASSRFVVDAAFPGPSQLVERAAHAQVEDERPAHAASGWATDDWPGDSAAVAIPPPPAPASASHDTLVPGPPIEEDDPADQAPATARTGTTSPPPADTFGVSVSSSMERESVPPPPTLVPSTRKTGATLAPPATLPGSALSSGRLLDVPPTTQRAPGPVPWSEPKGFASASATPVTAAPVSPVESAAFFATSSSSSVSKASVVAVETPRQAGERRRSSTSAMATPLLMAADLPLELCAAVAARIDRCPEERARILSEMGLSEQRWVTTERTWVSAIRGETEQGRCELRLAYDRAYVGQLEIERGALEIADYARLMFAVEHSDGDQVLVELGLARACLVRIERVWQERMEADPAFRARVREALATARRAYARVHPDGRATYAEAATPSRPRSSDR; encoded by the coding sequence TTGGAGATCGTCCGACTCTGCCCATTCAGCGTCGCCACCGTCGTGTGGGAAGAGAGCCCCGGCGGCTATCGCCTCACGATCGGGGTGAAGGCAACGTTCACCCTGGTTCACGGCGAGACGGCGATGCTGGCGGCCAGGCAGGACACGGCCCACGGCGATATCTCCTGGGATCACAACCCGCAAGCGGCGCTCTTCGCGCCGAGTGACTTCGTCCCGTACAAGCCGAAGATCGACGTCGCGTTCTCGGGCCGCGCGTTCGCCCCCGGCGGCGTGCCGACCGAGATCCTCGTGCCGCGGCTCCGCGTGGGTCATTTCGAGAAGTCGCTGCGCGTCTGCGGGCCGCGCGTGTGGATGCCCGGCCATACGGGCAGCCTGCGTCCGAGCGCGCCGGAGCGCTTCTCCGCCATCCCGCTCCGCTACGAGCTCGCCGCGATGCAAGGCGAGAACATGAGCGGCATCCCCTCGGGCGCGGGGAGCGCGGGCTGGCCCTTGCCGCGGATCGAGGTCGAAGGATCGTGCCTCCCGAACGCGACGCCCGGCTTCGGCCCGCTGCCGATCCGCTGGCGCGCCGAGCACCGCGGCGCCCCGGACGAGGCCGTCATGTTCGCGCGCCGCATCCGCTCCGAGCACGCGGCCGCCCCCGAGTCGCTCCCCTTCTCGCTCTTCAACTGCGCCCCGATCGAGCAGCAGATCGACGAGCTCGAGCCCGCGCCCCCCATCATCCTCGAGCACCTGACCCGCAGGGCCCCGCGCTTCGAGTCGCGCCTGCCGAACATCCGACCGCGCGTGTTTTACGCGCACCGGAGCTCGGCGCGCCCCTTCGAGGTGGACCTGCGGCTCGACACGATCTGGATCGACGGCGTGCGCCTCGTGGCCGTGGTGTCCTGGCGCGGATCGACGCCGATCACCGAGCCCGACGAGCACGCCCTCGGCCGGATCGTCGTGGCCTCCGAGAGCCCCGAGATGACCGTGAGCCTCGAGGACGTGGAGTCACCCCCGGTCGCGCCCGAGGACTCGAGCCCGCGGCCGATCCTGCCGCGCCCCTTCGAGGGCGAGATCGCCGAGGACGAGGGGTACACGCTGCTGCCGACGACGCCCGTGCAACACTCGCCGGAGGAAACGCCGGCTCCGCTGCCCGTCGAGCCGCTCGCCCTCGCCGCGCACGCGGGCGCCGTCCCGGCGCGGCCCCGCGACAGCTCCGTGCCGATCCCACCCTCGGGCGAGCGCCTCATCGAGGATCGCGCGTCGTCGAGGTTCGTCGTGGACGCGGCCTTCCCCGGGCCGAGCCAGCTCGTCGAGCGCGCGGCGCACGCGCAGGTCGAGGACGAGAGGCCGGCGCACGCGGCGTCCGGGTGGGCGACCGACGATTGGCCGGGAGACTCGGCCGCAGTGGCGATCCCGCCGCCCCCGGCGCCGGCGAGCGCGTCCCACGACACGCTCGTGCCGGGCCCGCCGATCGAGGAAGACGATCCGGCCGACCAAGCGCCCGCGACCGCGCGCACGGGCACGACGAGCCCGCCGCCGGCGGACACGTTCGGCGTCTCCGTATCCTCATCGATGGAGCGCGAGTCGGTCCCGCCGCCGCCCACGCTGGTGCCGAGCACGCGCAAGACGGGGGCGACGCTCGCGCCGCCTGCCACGTTGCCCGGATCGGCGCTCAGCAGCGGTCGTCTGCTCGACGTCCCGCCCACGACCCAGCGCGCGCCAGGGCCCGTGCCGTGGTCCGAGCCGAAGGGGTTCGCGTCCGCGTCCGCGACTCCGGTGACCGCAGCGCCCGTCTCGCCGGTGGAGAGCGCGGCGTTTTTCGCGACGTCCTCGTCCTCGTCGGTGTCCAAAGCTTCGGTCGTCGCGGTCGAGACCCCGCGCCAGGCGGGCGAGCGTCGTCGGTCCTCGACGTCGGCCATGGCGACGCCGCTGCTGATGGCCGCGGACCTGCCCCTCGAGCTCTGCGCAGCCGTGGCCGCTCGCATCGATCGTTGCCCCGAGGAGCGCGCGCGGATCCTCTCGGAGATGGGTTTGTCCGAGCAGCGCTGGGTGACGACTGAGCGGACGTGGGTGAGCGCGATCCGCGGCGAGACCGAGCAGGGCCGTTGTGAGCTCCGGCTCGCCTACGATCGGGCCTACGTGGGTCAGCTCGAGATCGAGCGGGGCGCGCTGGAGATCGCCGACTATGCGCGGCTGATGTTCGCGGTGGAGCACAGCGACGGCGACCAGGTGCTCGTGGAGCTCGGCCTCGCGCGCGCCTGCCTGGTGCGGATCGAGCGCGTCTGGCAGGAGCGCATGGAGGCCGATCCGGCCTTCCGCGCGCGCGTGCGGGAGGCGCTGGCGACGGCGCGCCGAGCGTACGCGCGGGTGCATCCGGACGGCCGCGCGACGTACGCCGAGGCCGCCACGCCCTCGCGGCCACGGTCGAGTGATCGATGA
- a CDS encoding MJ1255/VC2487 family glycosyltransferase yields the protein MKILYGVVGEGMGHAMRSRVVLEHLVGQGHEIEIMASGRAAEFLTKRFEGVNKIHGLHMIYEENRVRRGKTFFSNVTQGAAGLPKNIAAYFELIRAFRPEVVISDFESWTYLFAKTHGLPILSIDNMQIINRCTHGPDIIRGDEADFTVTRLFIKGKLPFCDHYLVTSFFRPPIRKPRTTLYPPILRPEILRADRREGDHLLVYQTAEGNDALADTLQKTGLECRMYGMRRGITEEQVEGNLRYRPFSEEGFIDDLASARAVIAGGGFTLMGEAVYLRKPMLAVPIRHQFEQVLNARYLEKEGYGRAAQSLADPATILDFVKVVPECAERLARYSQDGNQELFNGIDELLDRAAAGVLS from the coding sequence CGGGGTGGTCGGCGAGGGCATGGGGCACGCGATGCGGTCGCGCGTGGTGCTCGAGCACCTGGTCGGCCAGGGGCACGAGATCGAGATCATGGCCTCCGGGCGGGCCGCCGAGTTTCTGACGAAGCGCTTCGAGGGCGTGAATAAAATTCACGGCTTGCACATGATCTACGAGGAGAACCGGGTTCGTCGGGGCAAGACGTTTTTCTCGAACGTCACCCAGGGCGCGGCGGGGCTGCCGAAGAACATCGCGGCCTACTTCGAGCTCATCCGCGCGTTCCGTCCCGAGGTCGTGATCAGCGATTTCGAGTCGTGGACGTACCTGTTCGCCAAGACGCATGGATTGCCCATCCTGTCCATCGACAACATGCAGATCATCAACCGGTGCACGCACGGGCCCGACATCATCCGCGGGGACGAGGCGGACTTTACCGTGACGCGCCTGTTCATCAAGGGAAAGCTCCCGTTCTGCGACCATTACCTCGTCACGAGTTTCTTCCGCCCGCCGATCCGCAAGCCCCGCACGACCCTCTACCCGCCCATCCTGCGCCCCGAGATCCTCCGCGCGGACCGGCGCGAGGGGGATCACCTGCTCGTCTACCAGACCGCCGAGGGCAATGACGCGCTCGCCGATACGCTCCAGAAGACCGGGCTCGAGTGCCGCATGTACGGCATGCGCCGCGGCATCACGGAGGAGCAGGTCGAGGGCAACCTCCGGTACAGGCCCTTCAGCGAGGAGGGGTTCATCGACGATCTCGCCTCGGCCCGCGCCGTCATCGCGGGCGGCGGCTTCACGCTCATGGGCGAGGCGGTGTATCTCCGCAAACCCATGCTCGCCGTGCCCATTCGCCATCAGTTCGAGCAGGTCCTGAACGCGCGGTACCTCGAGAAGGAAGGGTATGGCCGCGCGGCGCAGTCGCTCGCCGATCCGGCCACGATCCTCGACTTCGTGAAGGTCGTCCCCGAATGCGCGGAGAGGCTCGCGCGGTACTCCCAGGATGGAAACCAGGAATTGTTCAATGGCATCGACGAGCTGCTCGATCGCGCCGCCGCGGGCGTCCTCTCCTGA